A stretch of DNA from Labrus mixtus chromosome 6, fLabMix1.1, whole genome shotgun sequence:
TTATGATAACTTCCCTTGGTCTATTTGTTCTTCTAAAATCTAAGAGTCTGCGCAGTCTTCAAATCAAACAGAATGAGTTCATATGGATATtttaaacagattaaaaaaacaatattgtacAGATAACACTTGTCTTTGTCTTCATAATGACTGATAATTCCTGCTTTCTGTCTGGCAGGTGACACAGCATTCATTGTGCTGAGGAAGCAGAAGCTTCTGTTTCTGCACTGGTACCATCATATCACCGTGCTGCTGTACTCCTGGTACTCTTACAAAGATATGGTGGCTGGTGGTGGCTGGTTTATGACCATGAACTACACTGTGCATGCACTCATGTATAGCTACTATGCTGCCCGTGCTGCGGGCCTGCGTGTGCCACGGCCGTTTGCTGTGCTCATCACCAGCGCTCAGATCGGGCAGATGGGCATGGGACTGATGGTGAGCGGACTGGTGTACCGCTGGATGCAGCATGGCGGCTGCCCGTCCCGACTCGACAACATCTTCTGGGCTACGCTGATGTACTTTAGCTACTTGCTGCTCTTCGCCAACTTCTTCTACCAGACTTACCTGCGACCCAATGACCAGGCTAAGATCGTCAAGACCGAGTAGACAGTCTGAGATTGTGGGATATCTGTCACAAAGACTGAAGCTgctaatttttaaaaacaaacttttatccAAAGATTTTTCCCTGATGAAGTGTCAGGATGGAAAATCCTTTGTATGAAACATGCCAGATTCAACATCTGCAGACCGCACAAGGTCTGTATCATTTTCACACTGACTTCAGCAGATtacgcttgttttttttactgcttatttaatcttaaaaaagaacTGAAATAAAGTTGCAAATATTCCTAGGAAGGATGAAGAAGATTTGTTCCATCAGAAAAAACATGAGTGAACTTTAACAAGCAAAGAAACACGtcaacagatacaaacacaaaacattgttttaaaaatatatatatataaaatgtatttgtatctCAAATGGAGCAGATCTATCTCCTATTTCCCTCAACTCAATGATGGGGGTTCTGAGAGATAACAACATATTAATTTATTATTGCTTCTTGGTTTATTTCTGACtgaaaattatataaaaaaaaaagttttaagcTTATCAGATTTGTAATTAAGCAGCTCAATGTGTTGAATCCAGATTATATTTtggaaatgttcatttttaaatatacacaATAATGCGCTCTACTGGCCTTTTTGTTGACTCGTCTTCCACTCAGCAGTCACATTTAACAAATGTGAGGCACACTAGtcaaatgttgaatcatcacCTCAGCTTCACATTCCAGCAGGGTGATTAAAAACCATCCCCTCCCACCTGCTCGTACTGGTTAGACTGGAATTACCACACCACACCTCCCTTCTTGTCTGtgagcagccaatcaggaggctGTAGCAGGAACAGCCATTTGTACCTCAATGGGTGTTGGATGTGTTTGTCACAGGGAGGGGTGCCACTCCTGAAAGTCAGTTTTTGTCATCAAACTGCACGTTGACTTCCTGCGGTGGGAAAAATCTACTCATTAACGTTCAAAGGATGAACCCAGAGATGCTAAACAAAAGCATTGGGCATGTACAAATGAATCTGTGCAGGCAAAGAAGCTTCTAATCAACTTTTGACAAACTGGAAAATTCCACGGTGGTGCCTCGCTTTTTGTTTTAACCCTTAGTTGTTAAATCTGATTTTACTGACACCTAAAtgaacaaaactgttttttttgggtcatGGATCCCTATGATTTATTTTGCCATCTTGACAGCTGCAACTTAAAATCCCTTTTTAACATTCCAATAAATGCTTTGAGATCTGTCTGGAGCTCTGAGTCAAGgtgacatgttttttaatgtcttttcaCAATGAATTCAATTTACTGTCACAGGATACAGAGAGAAGCAAAAACACAGGCGATATTTGGAGTCAAATAGTGATCAGTGGAATCATTTTTCTTCAGTCAAACTTTTCAATTCAGTTggatttttttccttcacttttTTCCACAGTTGAAAGAAACGTATTTATGGATAAGTATTTCTTAGACATATGATGGCAGCCAGTCGGTGGCCGGAAAAGTCTCCAAACACAGGTGTTATCTAACTTCCACTGAATGTATTTGCTTTAAAACTCACTCATGTAAATCACTCCATGAAAATACTTGattttctatttctttgttgtttttttttaccacggTTTGACTTTACGTTTACAGAAAATGACCTCTGCCCCACAAACGTGTTTAATTGTGCAGGTGCTCATTCGTTATCATTTATCactaatattgtttttttaagagagtgtgtgtgtgtgtgtgtgtgtgatgtttaaagtttgtctgactgctgcagcaggagaagcCGGTTGATAGAAAATCATTGATTTTCTGAATGAACAAGCTGAACTCCTGATTCTGTTGttgatgaatgaaaaacatgccATTTTTCAggtgtaaaatattttatttatagtctgaaaaaatataataaagaagCTGTTTATACATCAGTACttcatttctttcatttaaGGTTTTCCAAGCTGCAACTTGATTAAAGGAACATTTAAGGTTTCATTTGCACAAAACCTTGAACACATAATTATGAGGCTTCTGTTGGTTTGTAAGTAACAAAATGCTTCATGTTAGACTATAGTCAAGATTATTAAGTTAAAACagtgaatattaaaatatgtatttaaggAAGTTTGACATATACAGATTCAAGTGTAGACACAGATGTACAGTACTAAATATTCAATAGATCTGATAAAATAGATTGGTTAAATGTTTATGTAAAGCTGAATTTGACCAGACACATTTCAGGAAAACTTAAAGAAAATTTCACAagagtcaggtttttttttgtatcaaatgaaagaagaaatctGACTTTCTTTTCTGCTAGACAAGTGTTTAATGGAAAGAAGCTGCCACACTTCTGTCTTCAGGTTAAACAAAGTTTCATATAAATAACACAGATGAGCTGAACAGAAACAACTTAGCTGTTCAAAATGAAGAGGCAACTCTGGTGATGAATATGACAATGTAACTGATGCCAAGATTTTGTTATCCCTCACCTCAAACCCGTAACACAAGAAGTTCAGAACATGAACTGATCTGAAACTGATTAATGGACCCATTGAGGATCAAGCGTTTCAATTCACCAGCTGTCAGGGAGAACCTGCTTGTTGCAGAACatttgtgtgagagtgtgagaagTCTGTTTGGTCCTATCAGGGTTGTTTCTGCCCCATCTCCCGCCAGCTTTTCCACAGCAGAAGATCTCGGCTCTTTGCAAGGGTAACCAGACAACGAGGCAACTTTAACCCATTGAACTGACCCACACCATCGTCATGGCCCATCGCCAGCAGCATGGTGATGCTTCCTAGCAACAAGCAACACATCAGtcaatcaacaaacacaaggaAAGACAGGCAACTAGAAGTAACATGAGTCAATTGGCAATGTAGAAAAGCAACTAAAAACACTGACAACgaagcagaaaaaacatcagTCAACCAGCAACTTAGACaacatgaaacaacaaacaaaaacctgacaggggaaagggaaaaaagaaagacaactaACAACtcatgtaaaaactttgacagGCAACCAGAATCTAAGAAAGGCAACTTAAAGCCCAgacaggtgtgaatgtgtgtgtgtacctgtgtggtATGGGGTCAGCTCATTCCTGTTGAGACTGTAGCTGATGTTGGTAACGGCGACAGCAGCATGTAGTCCAGCATGGTACGCCGTCTTGGGCTCATTAATGTCTGCGCAGTCGCCCACGGCGTAGACGTTGGAATAACCTTTGACCTGCAGGTGCTCATTCACCTTCAGAGCTCCGTTTTCAGCCAGACATCCGGCTGTCACCAAAAAAAGACCTCTGATTCATAACTGATTCATACAGGGATTATTATTTCAAGATCCACTAATGTGACCTTGGGAGTTGGGGTGGTGTACCCAGAATACATTGCTGTTAAAACTAAAGCTGAAACTGTGAGTTTACGTTCACTTACAGCTGCTTATATGTGAAATCAATGATTACAAAATGGAAAGTAAAAATCTGATGGCTGAAAGTGTGTCTGGTGTTGATGT
This window harbors:
- the LOC132975713 gene encoding elongation of very long chain fatty acids protein 6-like, which gives rise to MLNQSDFYLPLSEYSFERRFDERSAIEWMQANWSTSFVFSALYATLVFGGQHYMKPRPKLNLRRPLILWSLSLAVFSIIGAIRTGSYMFYILSRSGFRQSICDQSFYNGPVSKFWAYAFVLSKAPELGDTAFIVLRKQKLLFLHWYHHITVLLYSWYSYKDMVAGGGWFMTMNYTVHALMYSYYAARAAGLRVPRPFAVLITSAQIGQMGMGLMVSGLVYRWMQHGGCPSRLDNIFWATLMYFSYLLLFANFFYQTYLRPNDQAKIVKTE